A single Plasmodium yoelii strain 17X genome assembly, chromosome: 10 DNA region contains:
- a CDS encoding PIR protein: protein MNKEVCGRFKNVWTNFTYDSSKKSYQIKNDNDFKKYCNNQNCVDELEKINAGCLYLLNEFFLDSSSLKNHAKSNPNIVEYIMIWLSYILSLKKNTSTISHLQHYYDTYINGSEYYKQSINGVEDNRNYMDLLNKKKHFLDMDIKYISKFYEVFKLLCEIYAEFDENTLNCTNFSQKANTFAKKYNELCENSDITSNSPYNQLLSNLSTDYYNLKKKCEYSSSLPEITTKFFEQSSQVTLSSSTVNKLFIVLSIFGAIGIFLGISYKYSLFGFRKRFQKQKLKEKLKNIKKKMNH from the exons ATGAATAAGGAAGtg tgtggaAGGTTCAAGAATGTATGGACGAATTTTACATATGATTCGAGTAAAAAAAGCtatcaaattaaaaatgataatgattTCAAAAAGTATTGTAATAATCAAAATTGTGTCGATGAGctcgaaaaaattaatgctggatgtttatatttgcttAATGAATTCTTTCTTGATTCTTCTTCACTTAAGAATCATGCAAAAAGTAATCCCAATATTGTTgaatacattatgatatggttaagttatatattAAGCCTAAAGAAAAATACTAGTACTATCAGCCATCTACAACATTATtatgatacatatataaatggtAGTGAATATTATAAACAGTCTATAAATGGCGTTGAAGATAATAGAAATTATATGGatcttttaaataaaaaaaaacattttttggatatggatattaaatatatatctaaattttatgaagtatttaaattattatgtgaaaTATATGCtgaatttgatgaaaataCGTTAAATTGCACAAACTTTTCGCAAAAAGCTAATACAtttgctaaaaaatataatgaacttTGTGAAAATTCTGATATTACTAGTAATAGCCCCTATAATCAATTATTGTCTAAtttatcaactgattattataatttaaaaaaaaaatgtgaatatAGTTCATCCCTTCCAGAGATAACAACAAAATTTTTTGAACAAAGTTCTCAAGTTACATTGAGTTCGTCGACagtaaacaaattatttatagttttatcgatatttggggCAATAGgaatttttttaggaatttcttataag tattcgttatttggatttcggaaacgatttcaaaaacaaaaattaaaagaaaaactaaaaaatataaagaagaaaatgaatcattaa
- a CDS encoding PIR protein gives MNKEVCKKFQDLTTNLEYDSNTKNYKFKDDKDFIQYCTDGKCEENIDKINAVCLFLFNELFGNSTAFSFIAKGNTNIVEYIMILLSYMLNFKKIEENYTIKNFYEAYINNDNGYITDINNVSGYKNYKDLIDKKEDLMSIYVKDMSKFYYVFTLLCMMYVEFDEKRPTCYRFSEIAKEFAKKYDELNENYNNGKDSPYNKLLSTLSNDYCNLKNKCNDPEFSNFPSLPTYSRRLIIKRTLIPIAFIFVVVSIFFGIAYKYSLFGFRKRSQKQCLREKIKNIKKKLIINKLF, from the exons atgaataaggaagtg TGTAAAAAGTTCCAGGATTTAACGACGAATTTAGAATATGATTCGAAtactaaaaattataaatttaaagatGATAAAGATTTCATACAGTACTGTACTGATGGGAAATGTGAAGAgaatatcgataaaattaatgctgtatgtttatttttgtttaatgaACTCTTTGGGAATTCTACCGCATTTAGTTTTATTGCAAAAGGAAACACCAATATTGTTgaatacattatgatattgttaagttatatgttaaacttTAAGAAAATTGAAGAAAACTACACTATAAAGAATTTTTATGaagcatatataaataatgataatgggTATATTAcggatataaataatgttaGTGGCTATAAGAACtataaggatcttatagataaaaaagaagatTTGATGAGTATTTATGTTAAAgatatgtctaaattttattatgtatttacattattatgTATGATGTATGTTGAATTTGATGAAAAAAGGCCAACTTGCTATAGATTTTCGGAAATAGCTAAAGAATTtgctaaaaaatatgatgaacttaatgaaaattataataatggtaAAGATAGTCcctataataaattattatctacattatcaaatgattattgtaatttaaaaaataaatgtaatgaTCCTGAATTTAGCAACTTTCCATCACTTCCAACATATTCACGaagattaataataaaaaggacACTAATTCCAAttgcatttatatttgttgtaGTATCAATTTTCTTTGGAATCgcatataag tattcgttatttggttttcggaaacgatctcaaaagcaatgtttaagagaaaaaataaaaaatataaagaagaaactgatcattaataaattattctga
- a CDS encoding PIR protein yields the protein MNKEVCETLIPLRNSFSYEEKDESYRFIDDVDFKEYCTNENCVDDTAKINARCLYIFETFFKDKSAFEKDAKGNIYIVQYILIWLSYVLSLIKSNQDDNRVHFYNTYIKEGEKYNKNIDDVTTYKNYKDLIDRNKYILSMDMNIISKLYDAFNTLCDTYIEFGTNNSDCTQDSEKAHQFVEKYKKIIIDHNIGENIRYFHVLINLLTDYDNLKKNCDIFPPTPDIKKIISEATSSSIASKLIPILSILVAIPIFLGIAYKYSLFGFRKRFKKQKLREKIKK from the exons atgaataaggaagtg TGTGAAACGTTAATTCCTTTAAGGAACTCGTTTTCCTATGAGGAAAAAGATGAAAGCTATCGATTTATAGATGATGTAGATTTCAAAGAGTACTGTACTAATGAAAATTGTGTTGATGATACCGCTAAAATTAATGCTagatgtttatatatttttgaaacaTTCTTTAAGGATAAGTCTGCGTTTGAAAAGGATGCAAAAGGaaacatttatattgttcaatacattttgatatggttaagttatgtGTTAAGCCTGATCAAAAGTAATCAAGATGACAATAGAGtgcatttttataatacatatataaaggAAGGTGAGAAGTATAATAAGAATATAGATGATGTTACtacttataaaaattataaggatcttatagatagaaataaatatattttaagtatGGATATGAAcattatatctaaattatatgatgcatttaataCATTATGTGACACATATATTGAGTTTGGTACAAACAACTCAGATTGCACGCAAGATTCCGAAAAAGCTCATcaatttgttgaaaaatataaaaaaattatcatagaTCATAACATTGGTGAAAATATCCGCTATTTTCATGTATtgattaatttattaactgATTAtgacaatttaaaaaaaaattgtgataTTTTTCCACCCACTccagatataaaaaaaataatttctgAAGCTACATCAAGTTCGATAGCaagcaaattaattccaattttatcgatattagttgcaataccaattttcttgggaattgcttataag tattcgttatttggatttcggaaacgatttaaaaaacaaaaattaagagaaaaaataaaaaaataa
- a CDS encoding PIR protein — protein MDKQVCGILISISNSISKKLDKNKNYQIVINESTLNRYCSGNSCDNDLDKINAGCLYLLDSFFKDSSVFRSYAKSNTNIVEYIIIWLSYMLNLKEQFGKTNLQYFYEIYIQGGDQYKNSITGVTGYNSYKDLIDNKIDLINMDMSIVPKLYDAFYTLCMMYLEFDEESRNCSKNSGRAKEFVEKYEYLKKNYSITKNSPYYKLLSTLSKDYDNFKKKCSDVSCKDIPPLQSIEKTEINVNLSEHSKLTSVQTSEDASSSSSITNNLFIVLSIFGAIAFFLGISYKYSLFGFRKRFQKQKLREKLKNIKKRINH, from the exons ATGGATAAGcaagtg TGTGGAATACTCATTTCTATAAGTAACTCGATTTCCAAAAAATTGGACAAGAATAAAAACTATCAAATTGTTATTAATGAAAGCACTTTAAATAGGTATTGTTCTGGTAATAGTTGTGATAATGATCTCGACaaaattaatgctggatgtttatatttgcttGATTCATTCTTTAAGGATTCTTCTGTGTTTAGATCTTATGCAAAAAGTAACACCAACATTGTTGAATACATTatcatatggttaagttatatgttaaacctaaaAGAACAATTCGGAAAGACCAAtctacaatatttttatgaaatatatatacaggGTGGTGATCAgtataaaaattctataacTGGTGTTACGGGGTATAATAgttataaggatcttatagataataaaattgatttGATAAATATGGATATGAGCATTGTAcctaaattatatgatgcattttatacattaTGTATGATGTATCTTGAATTTGATGAAGAAAGTCGAAATTGCAGTAAAAATTCGGGAAGAGCTAAAgaatttgttgaaaaatatgaatatcttaagaaaaattatagtattactaaaaatagtccatattataaattattgtctACACTATCAAaggattatgataattttaaaaagaaatgtAGTGATGTTAGTTGTAAGGATATTCCACCCCTTCAATCAATTGAAAAAACAGAAATTAATGTAAATTTGTCTGAACATTCTAAACTGACTTCTGTACAAACTTCTGAAGAtgcatcatcaagttcgtcgataacaaacaatttatttatagttttatcaatatttggtgcaatagcattttttttgggaatttcttataag tattcgttatttggatttcggaaacgatttcaaaaacaaaaattaagagaaaagctaaaaaatataaagaagagaataaatcattaa
- a CDS encoding PIR protein encodes MSYKVCESINTIDKYFDDDSKTPEKHNSIGFLNMFFPGSSCNSDEEKIISGFILLLSLFNDIDDKNIDGDKLVEYGILWLSYKLNQKKQYGTTKLDDFYIKNIETNSCYKENISNSIDSNGKINMGVIDKKIKSMKMNIKDISNFYDLFKSLCNVYSELDPKKTQCKTCLENAEEFFEKHEKLKNDFDITEEDSYSQLWLSLSKDYKNFEKKYNSVKCEHVSSLVACPRSSVTKNTLITIAIIFVAASILLGVSYKYSLFGFRKRSQKQHLREMLKK; translated from the exons atgtctTATAAAGTG tGTGAATCAATTAATACGAtcgataaatattttgatgaTGATTCGAAAACCCCGGAAAAACATAATTCTATAggttttttaaatatgtttttccCTGGAAGTAGCTGTAATAGTGATGAAGAAAAGATTATCTCtggttttatattgttaCTAAGTCTTTTTAATGATattgatgataaaaatatagatggtGATAAACTTGTTGAATACGGtattttatggttaagttataaactaaatcaaaaaaaacaatatggaACGACCAAATTAGacgatttttatattaaaaatatagaaacaaATAGTTGTTATAAGgaaaatatatctaattCTATTGATAGTAATGGTAAAATTAATATGGGtgttatagataaaaaaataaaatcgatgaaaatgaatattaaagatatatctaatttttatgatctatttaaatcattatgtaacgTGTATAGTGAACTTGATCCAAAAAAAACCCAATGCAAGACATGTTTAGAAAATGCTGaagaattttttgaaaaacatgaaaaacttaaaaatgaCTTTGATATTACTGAAGAAGATTCTTATTCTCAACTATGGTTAAGTTTATCAaaagattataaaaattttgaaaaaaaatataatagtgtTAAATGTGAACATGTCTCATCACTTGTAGCTTGTCCACGAAGTTcagtaacaaaaaatacattaattacaattgcaattatatttgttgcagcatcaattttattgggagtttcttataag tattcgttatttggatttcggaaacgatctcaaaaacaacatttaagagaaatgctaaaaaaataa
- a CDS encoding PIR protein: protein MNKEVCKRFKNVREWFPVEMDSTGYYQFKNAEAFQKYCTNECNSNLDKISAGCLYLLNEFFRDSSVFELVAKENFYIVQYILIWLSYILNLIKTQENVNIESFYNTYIRDGDKYTNNINYIKRFGGYKDLIDIYDHFLSMDMSTVSKLYDAFNTLCDIYNELDINNSNCTKCSGKANKFVEKYEQFTKDHDIFEDNSNFHVLIYLLNDYANLKNKCKNFPFTPDIEKIISEHVSEVTSSSSIASKLIPILSIFGAIAFFLGISYKYSLFGFRKQAQKQYLREKIKNIKKRMNR, encoded by the exons ATGAATAAAGAAGTG tgtaaaaGGTTCAAGAATGTAAGGGAATGGTTTCCTGTTGAAATGGACAGTACTGGTTACTATCAATTTAAAAATGCTGAAGCTTTCCAAAAGTATTGTACTAATGAATGTAATAGTAATCTCGATAAAATTagtgctggatgtttatatttgcttAATGAATTCTTTCGTGATTCTTCTGTGTTTGAGTTGGTTGCAAAAGAAAACTTCTATATTGTTCAATACattttgatatggttaagttatatattAAACCTTATCAAAACTCAAGAAAACGTCAATATAGAGTCTTTTTATAATACGTATATAAGGGATGGTGATAAgtatactaataatataaattacatTAAAAGATTTGGTGgttataaggatcttatagatatatatgatcattttttaagtatGGATATGAGCACGGtatctaaattatatgatgcatttaataCATTATGTGACATATATAATGAGCTTGATATAAACAACTCAAATTGCACGAAATGTTCGGGAAAAGCTAATaaatttgttgaaaaatatgaacaatttACCAAAGATCATGACATTTTTGAAGATAACTCCAATTTTCATGTattgatttatttattaaatgattatgctaatttaaaaaataaatgtaaaaatttCCCATTCACTCCagatatagaaaaaataatttctgAACATGTTTCTGAAGTtacatcaagttcgtcgatagcaagcaaattaattccaattttatcgatatttggtgcaatagcattttttttaggaatttcttataag tattcgttatttggatttcggaaacaagctcaaaaacaatatttaagagaaaaaataaaaaatataaagaagagaatgaatcgttaa
- a CDS encoding fam-c protein, with translation MNKRIFSLVCIVLYSLLAVSVHCFEQKVYDVRNKSIRGTKDRNKSNETQLKNNNPKDDEDDREFNCFGICKKNKQNKQIKTIIRDVPLTFPHNQIVVIYSSNESLPTVKIRIGTVESEFIPKDQKHLEDILKLQKTFEKLYPNSNESRPKETMQMEGIKPELIPKKQEDLKDILQLKETSEKIYSNNDKSTSKEIFQMQQNLKNIRENNPKLFKILLESKEPIEKCLLKKKPSK, from the exons ATGAATAAGAGGATATTTAGTTTAGTTTGTATCGTCTTATATTCCCTTTTGGCTGTGTCAGTGCATTGCTTCGAACAGAAA GTATATGATGTAAGAAATAAAAGTATTCGTGGCACTAAAGACAGAAACAAAAGTAACGAAACACAGTTAAAGAATAACAATCCTAAAGATGATGAAGATGATAGAGAATTTAATTGTTTTggtatatgtaaaaaaaataaacaaaataaacaaataaaaactataattaGGGATGTACCCTTAACTTTTCCACATAATCAAATAGTTGTAATATATTCAAGTAATGAATCTCTTCCTACGGTAAAAATTCGAATTGGAACAGTTGAGAGTGAGTTTATTCCAAAAGATCAAAAACATTTAGaggatatattaaaattacaaaaaacaTTCGAAAAACTATATCCAAATAGCAATGAATCTCGTCCTAAGGAAACAATGCAGATGGAAGGAATTAAGCCTGAGCTTATTCCCAAAAAACAAGAAGATTTAAAGGATATATTACAATTAAAAGAAACATccgaaaaaatatattcaaataacGATAAATCTACTTCTAAGGAAATATTTCAGATGCaacaaaatttgaaaaaCATTCGTGAAAACAATCCAAAACTTTTTAAGATTTTATTAGAATCTAAAGAACCAATAGAAAAATgccttttaaaaaaaaaaccaagTAAATAA
- a CDS encoding PIR protein has product MDKEVCGILISISNSIYKSPNGKGEYQIIINRDALSGYCSSNNCSDDLAKINAGCLYLLDAFFKDSSAFKSYAKSNIDIVEYIIIWLSYMLNLKKSEENKTNLRYFYDTYINNDMYKKSITDVKEYKDYKELIDKKKDLINMDMSIISELYNEFKRLCMMYYEFDEKNPKCNEYSEKAKEFVVKYKKMKGSPNVTKGSPYYKLLSTLSKDYDNFKKKCSAKCSNSSFPTIEKAENDVKNSEQIVQTLEQISEDPSSSSSITNKLFIVLSIFGAIAFFLGISYKYSLFGFRKRFQKQKLKEKIKYIKKRMNQ; this is encoded by the exons ATGGATAAGgaagtg TGTGGAATACTCATTTCTATAAGTAACTCGATTTACAAAAGTCCAAACGGAAAAGGAGAGtatcaaattattattaatagagACGCTTTAAGTGGGTATTGTAGTAGTAACAACTGTAGTGATGATCTCGCaaaaattaatgctggatgtttatatttgcttGATGCATTCTTTAAGGATTCTTCTGCGTTTAAGTCGTATGCAAAAAGTAACATCGATATTGTTGAATACATTatcatatggttaagttatatgttaaacctaaagAAAAGTGAAGAAAATAAGACTAATCTACGATATTTTTATgacacatatataaataatgatatgtATAAAAAGTCTATAACTGATGTTAAGGAATATAAAGATTATAAGGAgcttatagataaaaaaaaagatttgATAAATATGGATATGAGCATTATATCTGAgttatataatgaatttaaaagatTATGTATGATGTATTATGaatttgatgaaaaaaatccAAAATGCAATGAATATTCGGAGAAAGCTAAAGAATTTgttgtaaaatataaaaaaatgaagggAAGTCCTAATGTTACTAAAGGTAGTccatattataaattattgtctACACTATCAAaggattatgataattttaaaaagaaatgtAGTGCTAAATGTTCCAATTCATCCTTCCCAACGATAGAAAAAGCAGAAAATGATGTAAAAAATTCTGAACAAATTGTACAAACATTAGAACAAATTTCTGAAGACccatcatcaagttcgtcgataacaaacaaattatttatagttttatcgatatttggtgcaatagcattttttttaggaatttcttataag tattcgttatttggatttcggaaacgatttcaaaaacaaaaattaaaagaaaaaataaaatatataaagaagagaatgaatcaataa
- a CDS encoding PIR protein translates to MSYKVCDAINVVDKSFDDDPNDSGEKVYGSLLNFYCPGNKCSSDEENITSGFIMLLNLFDEKDIDSGKLVEYAILWLSYKLNQKTENGTTKLKDFYDKHIKINKCYKENVGVNNGDKIKKDVIENKIESMNMYIKDISNYYDPFKSLCSVYSELDPKETQCKTCLENAGEFFEKYEKHKNALDITKGDSYSELWFSLLKDYKIFENKYNSVKCANVSSLVACSRSSIIKNTLIAIAIIFVAASILFGVSYKYSLFGFRKRSQKQHLREKLKN, encoded by the exons atgtctTATAAAGTg tGTGATGCAATTAATGTGGTCGATAAATCTTTTGATGATGATCCGAACGACTCGGGAGAAAAGGTTTATGGGagtttattaaatttttattgcCCTGGTAATAAATGTAGTagtgatgaagaaaatattacCTCTGGTTTTATAATGTTACTAAATCTTTTTGATGAGAAAGATATAGATAGTGGTAAACTTGTTGAATAcgctattttatggttaagttataaactaaatcaaaaaacaGAAAATGGAACGACCAAATTAAAAGATTTTTATgataaacatataaaaataaataaatgttataaggAGAATGTAGGTGTTAATAATGgtgataaaattaaaaaggatgttatagaaaataaaatagaatcgatgaatatgtatattaaagatatatctaattattatgatccatttaaatcattatgtagcGTGTATAGTGAACTTGATCCAAAAGAAACCCAATGCAAGACATGTTTAGAAAATGCTGgagaattttttgaaaaatatgaaaaacataaaaacGCTTTAGATATTACTAAAGGAGATTCTTATTCTGAACTATGGTTTAGTTTATTAAaagattataaaatttttgaaaataaatataatagtgTTAAGTGTGCTAATGTTTCATCACTTGTAGCTTGCTCACGAAGttcaataataaaaaatacactaattgcaattgcaattatatttgttgcagcatcaattttatttggagtttcttataag tattcgttatttggatttcggaaacgatctcaaaaacaacatttaagagaaaagctaaaaaactaa